The Carassius gibelio isolate Cgi1373 ecotype wild population from Czech Republic chromosome B14, carGib1.2-hapl.c, whole genome shotgun sequence genome has a segment encoding these proteins:
- the LOC127971387 gene encoding protocadherin-11 X-linked-like isoform X4, with amino-acid sequence MAKVDKSGYSPLKLTYKCFLSIVSEYFYFLFFKVQHLCVKLVDDLVLQKNVMQICDNVRTLQIFEESAAPTLSMDLASEAHVLVVLLTCLFLMCRAQEKDYTIKEEQPENVRIGNLRKDLNLNLDPDIKLSSALQFKPVYKTGDVPLVKVEASTGEIFTTANRIDREKLCSGVFTEKRCFYEIEVAVLPDEIFRLVKIRFLIEDINDNAPLFQSTVINISIPENTAINSRYPVPSAFDPDIGINGIQHYELVKSVSEFGLDIIETPEGDKWPQLIVQQSLDRETKDTFVMKIKVEDGGTPPKSSTAILQVTVSDVNDNRPVFKDSEVEVNVPENAPMGTSVTHLHATDADLGSNAQIHFSFSNQISPATKRHFAIDSTTGLITIKQPLDREVNPVHKLIVLASDGSSTPSRATVTVNVTDINDNVPSIDTRYIMNLVNGTVLLSENAPLNTKIALITVTDRDADLNGKVTCYTDHDVPFRLKPVFNDQFLLETAAPLDYETTREYAIRIVASDSGKPPLNTSAMVLIKIKDENDNIPVFPQPEIQLSIPENNDPGTQLIKISATDADSGSNALIIYTLGPDAPDGFNIDPRSGILSAVKRLDREKQEKYSFTVIARDNGSTPLQSNVTVKLIVQDQNDNSPAFTHPEYNFYVPENLPLYGTVGLITVTDADAGDNAVVTLSIINGKDNFIIDPKTGVIKPNITFDREQQSSYTFVVKAVDAGQKQTTSYAKVTINVVDVNDNRPVFVIPSSNYSYDLVPSTTSPGSVVTRVFAIDNDTGMNAELQYSIIGGSPRGLFAIDKTTGNITLQEKIVAADQGLHRLVVKVKDLGQPESLHAIALVHLFVNDTVSNATFIQEQLRKSLETPLERNIGDNDVTPQTNGYVIVVIAIIAGTMTVILVIFVTALVRCRQTPRHKVVQKSKQSGEWVSPNQEGRQIKKKKKKKKRSPKSLLLNFVTIEEPKSDDPTHEHINGTLDLPVELEEQTMGKYNWATTPTTFKPDSPDLAKHYKSASPQPTFQIKPETPVAPKKHHVIQELPLDNTFVVGCDSLSKCSSSSSDPYSVSECSCQGGFKAPGQIHTRQETALKPPLYGTLCGTGTARSHRIKINL; translated from the exons TCAAGAGAAGGACTACACCATAAAAGAGGAACAGCCGGAAAATGTGCGCATCGGAAACCTGCGCAAAGACCTAAACTTGAACCTAGATCCGGACATCAAGCTGTCTTCTGCGCTGCAGTTTAAACCTGTCTACAAGACGGGTGATGTGCCTTTGGTCAAGGTAGAGGCAAGCACGGGAGAGATTTTCACCACAGCCAACCGCATCGACCGTGAGAAACTCTGTTCCGGAGTCTTCACCGAGAAGCGCTGCTTTTACGAGATCGAGGTCGCCGTGCTACCAGATGAGATTTTCCGACTGGTCAAGATCCGTTTCCTCATCGAAGACATCAATGACAATGCCCCACTCTTTCAGTCGACGGTTATCAACATCTCCATTCCAGAAAACACAGCCATCAACAGCCGCTACCCTGTCCCTTCCGCATTTGACCCTGATATCGGGATCAATGGGATTCAACACTACGAGCTAGTCAAG agtgTGAGCGAATTTGGCCTGGACATCATCGAGACGCCTGAAGGAGACAAATGGCCCCAACTCATAGTCCAGCAGAGCCTCGATCGGGAGACAAAGGACACCTTTGTGATGAAAATTAAAGTAGAGGATGGTGGCACCCCTCCAAAGTCCAGCACAGCCATTCTGCAGGTCACTGTCTCAGATGTGAATGACAATCGGCCGGTGTTCAAGGACAGCGAGGTGGAGGTAAACGTTCCTGAAAATGCCCCAATGGGAACATCTGTCACTCACCTTCATGCCACAGATGCTGATCTGGGATCCAATGCTCAGATTCACTTCTCCTTCAGCAACCAAATCTCCCCTGCCACCAAACGACATTTTGCTATTGACAGCACAACTGGACTGATTACCATCAAGCAGCCATTGGACAGGGAAGTCAACCCGGTGCACAAGCTTATAGTGCTGGCCAGTGATGGAAGCTCTACCCCTTCAAGGGCTACAGTTACAGTCAATGTCACAGACATTAATGACAACGTCCCCTCCATAGATACCCGTTATATAATGAATCTCGTTAATGGCACTGTGCTGTTGTCTGAAAATGCCCCCCTTAACACAAAAATAGCCCTAATTACTGTGACAGACAGAGATGCAGATCTCAACGGTAAAGTGACTTGTTACACTGATCATGATGTACCTTTCCGACTAAAGCCAGTCTTCAATGACCAGTTTTTGCTCGAAACGGCCGCACCTTTAGATTACGAGACCACTCGAGAGTATGCAATTAGGATAGTTGCATCTGACTCTGGGAAACCACCTCTGAACACTTCGGCAATGGTCCTGATTAAAATAAAGGATGAGAATGACAACATCCCAGTTTTCCCTCAGCCTGAAATCCAGCTGTCCATTCCAGAAAACAATGATCCGGGCACACAGTTGATAAAAATCAGTGCAACAGATGCAGATAGTGGTTCTAATGCCCTTATTATTTATACTCTTGGCCCAGATGCTCCTGATGGGTTTAATATAGATCCCCGTTCTGGAATCCTTTCTGCTGTCAAAAGGCTAGATAGGGAGAAGCAGGAGAAGTATTCATTCACAGTCATTGCCAGGGATAATGGTTCTACCCCTCTTCAAAGCAATGTCACGGTCAAGCTAATAGTCCAAGACCAAAATGATAACAGTCCTGCCTTTACCCATCCTGAGTACAACTTCTATGTGCCTGAGAACCTACCTTTGTATGGGACGGTTGGTTTGATAACTGTCACGGATGCAGATGCTGGTGACAATGCAGTCGTCACTCTCTCGATCATAAATGGGAAGGACAATTTCATCATTGACCCCAAAACCGGGGTGATCAAACCAAACATTACCTTTGATAGGGAGCAACAAAGTTCCTACACGTTTGTTGTCAAGGCTGTGGATGCAGGTCAAAAGCAAACCACCTCCTATGCCAAGGTCACCATAAATGTTGTTGATGTGAATGACAATCGACCGGTGTTTGTTATCCCCTCCTCAAACTATTCCTATGATCTAGTACCTTCAACCACCAGCCCGGGTTCAGTGGTGACCAGGGTATTTGCCATTGACAATGACACTGGGATGAACGCTGAGCTGCAGTACAGTATTATTGGAGGGTCGCCGAGAGGCCTGTTTGCTATTGACAAAACGACAGGCAACATAACTCTACAGGAGAAGATTGTAGCAGCAGACCAAGGACTTCATAGGCTAGTGGTAAAGGTCAAGGACTTGGGACAACCAGAGTCCTTACACGCAATCGCCCttgttcatttgtttgtgaatgatACTGTCTCCAATGCCACATTCATCCAGGAACAACTTCGCAAGAGTTTGGAGACTCCTTTGGAACGGAATATTGGGGACAACGACGTTACACCCCAGACCAATGGCTACGTAATCGTTGTTATTGCTATAATAGCTGGAACTATGACGGTTATTCTGGTGATCTTTGTGACTGCTTTGGTACGCTGTCGACAGACACCGAGACACAAAGTTGTCCAGAAGAGCAAGCAGAGCGGTGAGTGGGTATCACCCAACCAGGAGGGTCGgcagattaaaaagaaaaagaagaagaagaagagatccCCAAAAAGTTTGCTGCTGAATTTCGTAACCATTGAGGAACCCAAGTCTGATGACCCTACTCATGAGCACATCAATGGCACCTTAGACCTCCCTGTTGAACTTGAGGAGCAGACAATGGGAAAGTACAACTGGGCTACCACACCGACTACCTTCAAACCCGACAGTCCTGACTTAGCCAAGCACTACAAATCCGCTTCCCCTCAGCCAACATTCCAGATCAAACCAGAGACCCCTGTGGCTCCCAAGAAGCATCATGTCATTCAGGAACTCCCACTGGACAACACATTCGTGGTGGGCTGTGACTCACTCTCCAAATGTTCCTCCAGCAGCTCCGACCCCTACAGTGTTTCAGAATGCAGCTGTCAAGGGGGCTTCAAGGCACCTGGACAAATCCACACCAGACAG GAGACGGCACTGAAACCACCACTCTATGGCACACTCTGTGGCACAGGTACAGCTCGCTCCCACAGGATAAAAATCAATCTCTAG